From Corvus moneduloides isolate bCorMon1 chromosome 4, bCorMon1.pri, whole genome shotgun sequence, one genomic window encodes:
- the SINHCAF gene encoding SIN3-HDAC complex-associated factor isoform X2: protein MFGFHKPKMYRSIEGCCICRAKSSSSRFTDSKRYEKDFQNCFGLHEARSGDICNACVLLVKRWKKLPAGSKKNWNHVVDARAGPSLKTTLKPKKMKTLSGSRIKSNQISKLQKEFKRHNSDAHSTTSSASPAQSPCYSNQSDDGSDTEMSAGASRTPVFSFLDLTYWKRQKVCCGIIYKGRFGEVLIDTHLFKPCCSNKKSATEKPEQEGPQSPAISTQEEW from the exons ATGTTTGGCTTTCACAAACCGAAGATGTACCGGAGTATAGAGGGCTGCTGTATTTGCAGAGCTAAGTCTTCCAGTTCTCGTTTCACTGACAGCAAACGTTATGAAAAGGATTTCCAGAACTGTTTTGG GCTTCATGAGGCTCGCTCAGGAGATATTTGCAATGCCTGTGTTCTTTTGgtgaaaagatggaaaaaattaccagcaGGATCCAAAAAAAACTGGAATCAC GTGGTAGATGCCAGGGCTGGACCCAGCCTTAAAACAACATtgaaaccaaagaaaatgaaaactctgtCTGGAAGCAGAATAAAGAGCAATCAAATCAGCAAACTGCAAAAGGAATTCAAGCGGCACA ATTCTGATGCCCACAGCACCACTTCGAGTGCCTCCCCAGCTCAGTCTCCCTGTTACAGTAACCAGTCGGATGATGGCTCCGACACAGAGATGAGCGCTGGGGCCAGCAGAACACCAGTGTTCTCCTTCCTAGATCTCACATACtggaaaag GCAAAAGGTCTGCTGTGGAATCATTTACAAAGGGCGTTTTGGAGAAGTCCTCATAGACACTCATCTCTTCAAACCTTGTTGTAGCAATAAAAAGTCTGCCACTGAAAAGCCAGAACAAGAAGGACCCCAATCTCCAGCAATCTCCACCCAAGAAGAGTGGTGA